Proteins encoded within one genomic window of Variovorax sp. OAS795:
- a CDS encoding type II toxin-antitoxin system HipA family toxin translates to MNVKILEISLGTRRFGKLFQYADLCRFVAEPELVAAPPAEVLSLSMVASDAATQSALWADVKNPLFNAQGGQLPRFFQNLLPEGVLRSHIAQLRGCRDNDHFELLAACGGDLPGAVSAKPVAVDRQTLQRLITQDQDALEMSVVELPMPQGISVSGVQPKLGLRRQGGRYVARTRAGASTRVIAKLPVAGRPHMPQLEILSLQLAGAAGVEVCHAELAPLSAIAAEHSYALPDEPDFLAVTRFDREGARRIHFEDFAQVLAVDPMHKYSASYLDMALAMQAFPSLGEEAVLELVRRLAVNDLLGNPDAHLKNFGVLYPDGIAPRLAPAYDIVAYAALQGVDGHALPLLPAAPGGAAPRRTALFTPANVRAFCFSTGLHEPQVRRVVADTARLARSHWPTMIEASALPAAWKKRLRQRLQAHPLLQGMARRGK, encoded by the coding sequence ATGAACGTCAAGATCCTCGAGATATCGCTCGGCACGCGGCGTTTCGGCAAGCTCTTCCAGTACGCGGACCTGTGCCGCTTCGTCGCCGAGCCGGAACTGGTGGCGGCGCCGCCGGCCGAGGTGCTTTCGCTGTCGATGGTGGCAAGCGATGCCGCCACGCAATCGGCGCTCTGGGCCGACGTGAAGAACCCGCTGTTCAACGCCCAAGGCGGCCAGCTGCCGCGCTTCTTTCAAAACCTTCTGCCCGAAGGCGTGCTGCGCAGCCATATCGCGCAGCTGCGCGGCTGCCGTGACAACGACCACTTCGAGCTCCTCGCGGCCTGCGGCGGCGACCTGCCCGGCGCCGTGAGCGCCAAGCCCGTGGCTGTGGACCGCCAGACGCTGCAGCGGCTCATCACGCAGGACCAGGACGCGCTCGAGATGTCGGTCGTCGAGCTGCCCATGCCTCAAGGCATCTCGGTTTCGGGCGTGCAGCCCAAGCTGGGCCTGCGCAGGCAGGGCGGACGCTACGTGGCCCGCACCCGCGCCGGCGCCAGCACGCGCGTGATCGCCAAGCTGCCCGTGGCGGGAAGGCCCCACATGCCGCAGCTCGAGATACTCTCGCTCCAGCTCGCGGGCGCGGCCGGTGTCGAGGTCTGCCATGCCGAGCTGGCACCGCTTTCCGCCATTGCGGCCGAGCACAGCTATGCCCTGCCCGACGAGCCGGACTTTTTGGCCGTGACGCGCTTCGACCGCGAAGGCGCGCGCCGCATCCACTTCGAGGACTTTGCGCAGGTGCTCGCCGTCGACCCGATGCACAAGTACAGCGCCAGCTATCTCGACATGGCACTGGCCATGCAGGCGTTTCCGTCGCTGGGCGAAGAGGCGGTGCTCGAGCTCGTGCGCCGTCTCGCGGTGAACGACCTGCTCGGCAACCCGGACGCGCACCTGAAGAACTTCGGCGTGCTCTATCCGGACGGCATCGCCCCCCGGCTCGCACCCGCCTACGACATCGTGGCGTATGCGGCGCTCCAGGGCGTCGACGGCCACGCCCTTCCCCTGCTGCCCGCCGCGCCGGGCGGTGCCGCTCCCAGGCGCACTGCCCTGTTCACGCCCGCCAACGTGCGCGCCTTCTGCTTTTCCACCGGCTTGCACGAGCCGCAGGTCCGGCGTGTCGTGGCCGACACGGCGCGGCTCGCGCGCAGCCACTGGCCGACGATGATCGAGGCCTCGGCGCTTCCCGCCGCATGGAAAAAGCGGCTGCGGCAGCGCCTGCAGGCACATCCCTTGCTGCAAGGCATGGCACGGCGCGGCAAATAG
- a CDS encoding helix-turn-helix domain-containing protein → MTKQELIIALSARRDAAGLTHAEIAQRSGLTERSVRNALSLKGNPQLSSLLALVDALGLELQLAPKGFGESVGTDPGYRPVATRVGHAVAQAPAPPYANKRRPP, encoded by the coding sequence GTGACCAAACAGGAGCTCATCATCGCCCTCTCCGCACGGCGTGATGCCGCGGGGCTCACCCATGCGGAGATCGCGCAGCGCTCCGGCCTGACCGAACGCTCGGTGCGCAACGCCCTGAGCCTCAAAGGCAATCCGCAGCTGTCTTCGCTGCTGGCGCTCGTCGATGCGCTCGGGCTGGAACTGCAGCTGGCGCCAAAGGGCTTCGGGGAAAGCGTGGGCACCGATCCCGGCTATCGCCCGGTCGCCACGCGGGTGGGACACGCCGTTGCACAGGCGCCCGCTCCGCCGTACGCCAACAAGCGCCGCCCGCCATGA
- the smc gene encoding chromosome segregation protein SMC — MRLNSIKLSGFKSFAEPTNFLLPGQLVGVVGPNGCGKSNIMDAVRWVLGESRASELRGESMQDVIFNGTTTRKQASRSSVELVFDNADHRAGGQWNQFGEIAVRRVLTRDGTSSYYINNQPVRRRDVQDVFLGTGLGPRAYAIIGQGTISRIIESKPEELRLFLEEAAGVSKYKERRRETESRLGDTRENLTRVEDILRELNANLEKLEKQAEVAARYNTLQGEASKKQHQLWFLKRSESDADQAKIKAESEKAINDLESRTADLRRIEAELETVRQAHYAAGDQVNQAQGKLYEASAEVGRLEGEIRFVVEGRQRVEQRLVQLREQMGQWGRRREEAEAEIETLAGQGVDAEEQAVLLAAQLEEHDARMPELEEAVQRAQDVANSQRAAVGQIQQQIQVLAADQRNIEDQSRQLTQRSERLRADQNALAAPDEARLQAMQEEHAAAQEAAGEADARLHELQESVPQLDDDRRVKQQAVNTESARHAELSARLEALRALQEKVKTDGKLAPWLARHGLEGMQGLWSRIHIEQGWENALEAALRERLGALEVSRLDMVRAFGNDAPPAKLAFYSPPDAGVSQDSGTLPRLSGLLRLNDAGLQALMTDWLHGCYIAQSFEEALAERATLKPGEVIYVQSGHAVFSHSVNFYAPDSEQAGLLARQQEMENLERQLRAQTLISEEARTALIRAEAAYSEAAQRLVAARREAAETQSRAHELQVETLRMTQLAEQTRARSEQLAADLAEVDAQLEELQEKRMAAEGRFEELDMQLADSQERHAELDERVIEAGRALTASREQHRSLERQAQEATFSQRTLEARRGELNRAIETASQQVVALTDEDERARAELGRLSDAAAQAGLQDALALKLEREAALGAARSQYDDLTMKLRASDERRLQLERELDPLRQRITEFQLKEQAARLGVEQYQQLLDDAGADLEAIAQSIETDKVRLAGLQGEIDRLNREVVALGAVNLAALDELAVASERKTFLDAQSADLNEAIGTLEDAIRKIDGETRELLGGTFKIVNEHFSRMFPELFGGGNARLVMTGDEILDAGVQVLAQPPGKKNQTIHLLSGGEKALTAIALVFAIFQLNPAPFCLLDEVDAPLDDANTERYAKLVTAMSRETQFLFISHNKIAMEMAEQLIGVTMQEQGVSRIVAVDMESAASMVEAA, encoded by the coding sequence GTGCGTCTCAATTCCATCAAGCTTTCGGGCTTCAAGTCGTTCGCCGAACCCACCAACTTCCTGCTGCCAGGCCAACTGGTCGGCGTCGTCGGGCCCAACGGGTGCGGCAAGTCGAACATCATGGATGCGGTGCGCTGGGTGCTGGGCGAGTCGCGCGCATCGGAGCTGCGCGGCGAGTCGATGCAGGACGTGATCTTCAACGGCACGACCACGCGCAAGCAGGCGAGCCGTTCGAGCGTGGAACTGGTGTTCGACAACGCCGATCACCGCGCGGGTGGCCAGTGGAACCAGTTCGGCGAAATTGCCGTGCGGCGCGTGCTCACGCGCGACGGCACCAGCAGCTACTACATCAACAACCAGCCGGTGCGCCGGCGCGACGTGCAGGACGTGTTCCTGGGCACGGGCCTCGGTCCGCGGGCCTACGCCATCATCGGGCAGGGCACGATCAGCCGGATCATCGAATCCAAGCCCGAGGAACTGCGCCTGTTCCTCGAAGAAGCGGCGGGTGTCTCCAAGTACAAGGAGCGCCGGCGCGAAACCGAGAGCCGCCTGGGCGACACGCGGGAGAACCTGACGCGCGTGGAAGACATCCTGCGCGAACTCAACGCCAACCTCGAAAAGCTCGAGAAGCAGGCCGAGGTGGCCGCGCGCTACAACACGCTGCAGGGCGAAGCCAGCAAGAAGCAGCACCAGCTCTGGTTCCTCAAGCGCAGTGAAAGCGACGCCGACCAGGCGAAGATCAAGGCCGAGTCCGAGAAGGCGATCAACGACCTCGAATCGCGCACTGCCGACCTGCGCCGCATCGAGGCCGAGCTCGAGACCGTGCGCCAGGCCCACTACGCGGCAGGCGACCAGGTCAACCAGGCGCAGGGCAAGCTCTACGAGGCCAGCGCCGAAGTCGGCCGCCTGGAAGGCGAGATCCGCTTCGTTGTCGAAGGCCGCCAACGCGTGGAGCAGCGGCTCGTCCAGTTGCGCGAGCAGATGGGCCAGTGGGGCCGCCGCCGCGAAGAGGCCGAGGCGGAAATAGAAACGCTGGCCGGCCAGGGCGTCGATGCCGAGGAACAGGCCGTGCTCTTGGCAGCGCAGCTCGAAGAACACGACGCGCGCATGCCGGAGCTCGAGGAAGCCGTGCAGCGCGCGCAGGACGTGGCCAATTCGCAGCGCGCTGCGGTGGGCCAGATCCAGCAGCAGATCCAGGTGCTGGCCGCCGACCAGCGCAACATCGAAGACCAGAGCCGGCAGCTCACGCAGCGCAGCGAACGCCTGCGCGCCGACCAGAACGCGCTCGCCGCGCCGGACGAAGCCCGCCTGCAGGCGATGCAGGAAGAGCATGCCGCCGCACAAGAGGCCGCGGGCGAAGCCGACGCCCGCCTGCATGAACTGCAGGAATCGGTGCCGCAGCTCGACGACGACCGCCGCGTGAAGCAGCAGGCCGTCAACACCGAAAGCGCCCGCCACGCCGAGCTTTCGGCGCGGCTCGAGGCGCTGCGCGCACTGCAGGAAAAGGTCAAGACCGACGGCAAGCTGGCGCCCTGGCTCGCCAGGCACGGGCTCGAAGGCATGCAGGGCCTGTGGAGCCGCATCCACATCGAGCAAGGCTGGGAAAACGCGCTCGAAGCGGCGCTGCGCGAACGCCTGGGTGCGCTCGAAGTCAGCCGTCTCGACATGGTGCGCGCCTTCGGCAACGACGCGCCCCCCGCCAAGCTGGCGTTCTACAGCCCGCCGGACGCCGGTGTGTCGCAGGACAGCGGCACGCTGCCTCGCCTGTCGGGCCTGCTGCGCCTGAACGACGCGGGCCTGCAGGCGTTGATGACCGACTGGCTCCACGGCTGCTACATCGCGCAGAGCTTCGAGGAAGCGCTCGCCGAGCGCGCCACGCTGAAGCCCGGTGAAGTCATCTACGTGCAGAGCGGCCATGCCGTGTTCTCGCACAGCGTGAACTTCTACGCCCCCGATTCCGAGCAGGCCGGGCTGCTGGCGCGCCAGCAGGAAATGGAAAACCTCGAGCGCCAGCTGCGCGCGCAAACGCTCATCAGCGAAGAGGCGCGCACCGCCTTGATCCGCGCCGAAGCCGCCTATTCCGAAGCCGCGCAGCGCCTCGTGGCAGCGCGCCGCGAAGCGGCCGAAACGCAGTCCCGCGCGCACGAACTGCAGGTCGAGACGCTGCGCATGACGCAGCTGGCCGAGCAGACGCGCGCCCGCAGCGAGCAATTGGCCGCCGACCTTGCCGAGGTCGATGCGCAACTCGAAGAGCTGCAGGAAAAGCGCATGGCCGCCGAAGGCCGCTTCGAGGAACTCGACATGCAGCTGGCCGACAGCCAGGAGCGGCATGCGGAACTCGACGAGCGCGTGATCGAGGCCGGTCGTGCCCTCACTGCCAGCCGCGAGCAGCACCGCAGCCTCGAACGACAGGCGCAGGAAGCCACCTTCTCGCAGCGCACGCTGGAGGCACGCCGCGGCGAGCTGAACCGCGCGATCGAGACCGCGTCGCAGCAGGTGGTCGCCCTCACCGACGAAGACGAGCGCGCCCGGGCCGAGCTCGGCCGCCTGTCCGATGCGGCGGCCCAGGCCGGGCTGCAGGACGCGCTGGCCCTGAAGCTCGAGCGGGAGGCCGCGCTGGGTGCCGCGCGCAGCCAGTACGACGACCTCACGATGAAGCTGCGTGCGAGCGACGAACGCCGGCTGCAGCTCGAGCGCGAGCTCGATCCGCTGCGCCAGCGCATCACCGAGTTCCAGCTCAAGGAACAGGCCGCGCGCCTGGGCGTCGAGCAGTACCAGCAGCTGCTCGACGACGCGGGAGCCGACCTCGAAGCCATCGCGCAGTCGATCGAAACCGACAAGGTGCGCCTCGCGGGCCTGCAGGGCGAAATCGACCGCCTGAACCGCGAAGTGGTGGCCCTGGGTGCGGTGAACCTCGCCGCGCTCGACGAGCTGGCGGTGGCCAGCGAACGCAAGACGTTCCTCGATGCGCAGTCCGCCGACCTGAACGAAGCCATCGGCACGCTCGAAGATGCCATCCGCAAGATCGACGGCGAAACGCGCGAGCTGCTCGGCGGCACCTTCAAGATCGTCAACGAGCATTTCAGCCGCATGTTCCCCGAGCTTTTCGGCGGCGGCAATGCGCGGCTGGTGATGACAGGCGATGAAATCCTCGATGCCGGCGTCCAGGTGCTCGCGCAGCCGCCGGGCAAGAAGAACCAGACCATCCACCTGCTTTCGGGCGGGGAAAAGGCGCTCACGGCCATTGCGCTCGTGTTCGCGATCTTCCAGCTCAATCCCGCGCCTTTCTGCCTGCTCGACGAAGTGGATGCGCCGCTGGACGATGCGAACACCGAACGCTATGCCAAACTCGTGACCGCCATGAGCCGCGAAACCCAGTTCCTCTTCATCAGCCACAACAAGATCGCCATGGAAATGGCCGAGCAGTTGATCGGCGTCACCATGCAGGAGCAGGGCGTCTCGCGCATCGTGGCGGTCGACATGGAATCGGCCGCCTCGATGGTCGAAGCTGCTTAA
- a CDS encoding cell division protein ZipA C-terminal FtsZ-binding domain-containing protein, with amino-acid sequence MSNLTLALAILGGLVLAAVVAYNTVTSRRNAPRQPDARDHDNSDGERPSSPSRDVEPMLHVDPNQAPGHERHEPLFDPDLPAPGATPVPTAERRGGLDPLIDVIAPVSLDGLASGDAAIAAMPSTRRAGSKPVAIEGLNEHTGQWEPPVPGQRYSAFQVGVQLANRTGALNEIEYSEFVVKAQAFADAVNGALEFPEMLDEVARARELDQFASAHDAQLGFVLRALHAAWSPGYVQQNAARLGFVAGIIPGRMVLPTSEAGLPPILGLSFDTQAALADDPAQSAIRELSLSLDVPQVDRTEQPFRRMREAAATLAREMDGVVTDSDGQLLREETMDAIGADLEQLYDTLESRDLAAGSPLARRLFS; translated from the coding sequence ATGAGCAATCTCACTCTCGCCCTGGCCATCCTCGGCGGCCTCGTTCTCGCGGCCGTCGTTGCCTACAACACGGTCACTTCGCGCCGCAATGCGCCGCGGCAACCCGACGCGCGGGACCATGACAACTCCGATGGCGAGCGGCCTTCGTCGCCCTCCCGCGACGTCGAGCCGATGCTGCACGTCGATCCGAACCAGGCGCCGGGCCATGAGCGCCACGAACCGCTGTTCGATCCGGACCTGCCCGCGCCCGGCGCGACGCCCGTGCCCACGGCCGAGCGCCGCGGCGGGCTCGATCCGCTCATCGACGTGATCGCACCCGTGTCGCTCGATGGACTGGCTTCTGGCGACGCGGCGATCGCGGCCATGCCGTCCACCCGCCGCGCGGGCAGCAAGCCCGTGGCCATCGAAGGCTTGAACGAGCACACCGGCCAGTGGGAGCCTCCCGTGCCGGGCCAGCGCTACAGCGCGTTCCAGGTGGGCGTGCAGCTGGCCAACCGCACCGGTGCACTGAACGAGATCGAGTACTCCGAATTCGTCGTGAAGGCCCAGGCCTTTGCCGATGCCGTCAACGGCGCGCTCGAGTTTCCCGAGATGCTCGACGAAGTGGCACGTGCCCGTGAGCTCGACCAGTTCGCCAGCGCGCACGATGCCCAGCTGGGTTTCGTGCTGCGCGCGCTGCATGCGGCCTGGAGTCCCGGCTATGTTCAGCAGAACGCGGCCCGGCTGGGTTTCGTGGCCGGCATCATCCCGGGCCGCATGGTGCTGCCGACCAGCGAAGCCGGACTGCCGCCGATCCTCGGGCTCTCTTTCGACACGCAGGCCGCACTGGCCGACGACCCGGCTCAATCGGCCATCCGCGAACTCAGCCTGAGCCTGGACGTGCCGCAGGTCGACCGCACCGAGCAGCCGTTCCGCCGCATGCGCGAGGCCGCCGCCACGCTGGCGCGCGAGATGGACGGCGTGGTGACCGACAGCGACGGCCAATTGCTGCGCGAGGAAACAATGGACGCGATCGGCGCCGACCTCGAGCAGCTCTACGACACGCTCGAGTCGCGCGACCTGGCCGCGGGCTCGCCGCTGGCGCGCCGCCTCTTCAGCTGA
- the ligA gene encoding NAD-dependent DNA ligase LigA produces MTTRDEAAREAAALSEQLHRHAHLYYVLDAPELPDAEYDKLFQRLQALESEYPELRTPDSPTQRVGGKVLEGFVKVRHKVPMLSIRTETDITPAGASAFDARVRKELGLAEDGPQVEYVCELKFDGLAMNLRYENGVLVQAATRGDGEIGEEVTQNIRTVREIPLRLKGQAPPVVEVRGEIYMKRADFEALNERQREKIAAGQKNEKVFVNPRNAAAGAVRQLDPAIAAARPLSFFAYGLGEVTPASEGGPDFSTQFDWLQQFDAWGFPVATQTARARGAIELIAFHENIGRQRDALPYDIDGVVYKVDSLELQRRLGFVSREPRWAVAHKYPAQEQITDVLGIEVQVGRTGKLTPVAKLAPVFVGGVTVTNATLHNEDEARRKDVRVGDKVIVRRAGDVIPEVVDVVPESLARPDTERGPLFTMPRQCPVCGSEALREEGEVDYRCTGGLFCAAQRKEAILHFAARRAVDIDGLGDKLVEQLVDANLIRTLPDLYRLGFTTLAGLDRMGEKSARNIVDALEASKKTTLPRFLFGLGIRHVGESTAKDLAKHFGKLDAIMDATEAQLLEVNDVGPVVAQSLRTFFEQPHNREVVEQLRACGLTWEEGEPAARAPKPLAGLTFVITGTLPTLSRDEAKDKLEAAGAKVAGSVSKKTNYLVAGEEAGSKLDKAREIGVDVIDEARMLAILADGVQG; encoded by the coding sequence ATGACCACGCGCGACGAAGCGGCACGCGAAGCCGCCGCACTGAGCGAACAGCTCCACAGGCACGCCCATCTCTACTACGTGCTCGACGCGCCCGAGCTGCCCGACGCCGAGTACGACAAGCTGTTCCAGCGGCTGCAGGCCCTGGAATCCGAGTATCCGGAACTGCGTACCCCCGATTCGCCGACGCAGCGCGTGGGCGGCAAGGTGCTCGAAGGCTTCGTGAAGGTGCGCCACAAGGTGCCGATGCTTTCGATCCGCACCGAGACCGACATCACGCCGGCGGGGGCGAGCGCTTTCGACGCCCGCGTGCGCAAGGAACTCGGCCTGGCCGAAGACGGGCCGCAGGTCGAGTACGTCTGCGAGCTCAAGTTCGACGGCCTGGCCATGAACCTGCGCTACGAGAACGGCGTGCTGGTGCAGGCCGCGACGCGCGGCGACGGCGAGATCGGCGAAGAGGTGACGCAGAACATCCGCACGGTGCGCGAGATTCCGCTGCGGCTCAAAGGCCAGGCACCGCCCGTGGTCGAAGTTCGCGGCGAGATCTACATGAAGCGTGCCGACTTCGAGGCCCTCAACGAGCGGCAGCGCGAGAAGATTGCGGCCGGCCAGAAGAACGAGAAGGTGTTCGTCAATCCGCGCAATGCGGCAGCCGGCGCGGTGCGCCAGCTCGACCCCGCCATTGCGGCGGCACGCCCGCTCAGCTTCTTTGCCTACGGTCTGGGCGAGGTCACGCCCGCCAGTGAAGGCGGGCCGGACTTTTCGACGCAGTTCGACTGGCTGCAGCAGTTCGATGCCTGGGGATTCCCGGTCGCCACGCAGACCGCGCGCGCCAGGGGCGCCATCGAGCTGATCGCGTTCCATGAAAACATCGGCCGCCAGCGCGATGCCTTGCCTTATGACATCGACGGCGTGGTCTACAAGGTCGACAGCCTCGAACTGCAGCGGCGGCTGGGCTTCGTCTCGCGCGAGCCGCGCTGGGCCGTGGCGCACAAGTACCCGGCGCAGGAGCAGATCACCGACGTGCTCGGCATCGAGGTGCAGGTGGGCCGCACCGGCAAGCTCACGCCCGTGGCCAAGCTCGCGCCCGTCTTCGTCGGCGGTGTCACCGTGACCAACGCCACGCTGCACAACGAGGACGAAGCGCGCCGCAAGGACGTGCGCGTGGGCGACAAGGTCATCGTGCGCCGTGCCGGCGACGTGATCCCCGAAGTGGTCGACGTGGTGCCGGAAAGCCTGGCCAGGCCCGACACCGAACGCGGGCCGCTCTTCACCATGCCGCGCCAGTGCCCGGTGTGCGGCTCGGAAGCGCTGCGCGAAGAGGGCGAAGTGGACTACCGCTGCACCGGCGGCCTGTTCTGCGCGGCGCAGCGCAAGGAAGCCATATTGCACTTCGCGGCCCGCCGCGCGGTCGACATCGACGGGCTCGGCGACAAGCTGGTGGAGCAACTGGTCGACGCCAACCTGATCCGTACCTTGCCCGACCTCTACCGGCTCGGCTTCACCACCTTGGCCGGGCTGGACCGCATGGGCGAGAAGTCGGCCAGGAACATCGTCGATGCGCTCGAAGCCTCGAAGAAAACCACGCTGCCGCGCTTCCTGTTCGGCCTCGGCATCCGCCATGTGGGCGAGAGCACCGCGAAGGACCTGGCCAAGCACTTCGGCAAGCTGGACGCGATCATGGACGCGACCGAGGCACAACTGCTCGAGGTCAACGATGTCGGCCCGGTGGTGGCGCAGAGCCTGCGCACCTTCTTCGAACAGCCGCACAACCGCGAGGTGGTCGAGCAGCTGCGCGCCTGCGGACTGACGTGGGAAGAGGGCGAGCCCGCCGCACGCGCGCCCAAGCCGCTGGCGGGCTTGACCTTCGTGATCACCGGCACCCTTCCTACGCTCAGCAGGGATGAGGCAAAGGATAAATTGGAGGCCGCCGGTGCCAAGGTGGCAGGCTCGGTCAGCAAGAAGACGAACTATCTTGTGGCTGGGGAGGAAGCTGGCAGCAAGCTCGACAAGGCCCGGGAGATTGGCGTGGACGTGATCGACGAGGCGCGTATGCTGGCCATACTCGCCGATGGCGTCCAGGGTTGA